In Deltaproteobacteria bacterium, a single window of DNA contains:
- a CDS encoding magnesium chelatase, giving the protein MITPKPKTLGELKKITTRLPDVREEMRTNLIRKLENKESLFPGLIGFDETVIPQLVNAILCGHNIILLGERGQGKSRLMRGLMSFLDEEIPAVAGCPINDDPFDPICIDCKMKLAEMGDDLPLTYVLRDRRLVEKLATSDVSTADLIGEVDPIKVAEGRTLDDESAVHFGLIPRANRGIFAVNELPDLAEKIQVAFFNVMEENDFQIKGFPVRLPLDILVVASANPEDYTSRGRIITPLKDRFDVQIRTHYPRERNLEIEVMEQEARPLSFDGIETHVPPFIKEILAELTFQARANPDISQHSGVSCRISIRGYESILGSALKRCFDVGENIVSPRITDLEATFPAIMGKLELEYEAAEMNEGELVEDLVRRAIKVVFDEYFKAEDLFSIVEAFKNGMGAEVSQTFPSEDYMDGLKVIPGMKEAVQALVDPESPPEASSAIEFILEGLHLSNQLNREIQEKRRIYK; this is encoded by the coding sequence ATGATAACCCCTAAACCCAAAACCCTGGGCGAGTTAAAAAAAATTACAACTCGTTTGCCAGACGTCCGTGAGGAAATGCGGACCAATTTAATTCGGAAGCTGGAGAATAAAGAATCCCTATTTCCCGGTTTGATCGGATTTGACGAGACGGTCATCCCGCAGCTGGTTAACGCCATCCTGTGCGGCCATAACATCATCCTTCTTGGTGAAAGAGGCCAGGGGAAAAGCAGGCTCATGAGGGGTTTGATGAGCTTTTTAGATGAAGAGATTCCAGCCGTGGCAGGCTGTCCTATCAATGACGATCCTTTTGACCCCATATGCATTGACTGTAAGATGAAGCTGGCCGAGATGGGGGACGATCTTCCCCTGACCTACGTGCTCCGGGACAGAAGATTGGTGGAAAAGCTGGCAACTTCCGACGTCAGCACCGCGGACCTCATCGGAGAAGTGGACCCGATCAAGGTTGCTGAAGGCCGGACCTTAGATGACGAGAGCGCGGTTCATTTCGGGCTGATCCCCCGGGCCAACCGCGGCATCTTTGCCGTCAACGAGCTTCCGGATCTCGCGGAAAAGATTCAGGTGGCGTTCTTTAACGTCATGGAGGAGAACGATTTTCAGATCAAGGGTTTTCCGGTGCGTCTTCCCCTGGACATCCTTGTCGTTGCCAGCGCCAACCCAGAGGATTATACCAGCCGGGGTCGCATCATCACCCCTTTAAAAGACCGGTTTGATGTCCAGATCAGGACTCATTATCCACGAGAGAGGAATCTTGAAATTGAGGTCATGGAACAGGAAGCCAGGCCCTTGAGCTTTGACGGCATTGAAACGCACGTGCCGCCGTTCATTAAGGAGATTCTGGCCGAGCTGACCTTCCAGGCGCGAGCCAACCCGGATATCAGCCAGCATTCCGGGGTGAGCTGCCGCATCTCGATCCGGGGCTATGAATCCATCCTCGGAAGCGCCTTGAAGCGTTGTTTTGATGTCGGTGAAAACATAGTGTCGCCCAGGATTACCGATCTGGAAGCCACCTTCCCCGCCATCATGGGAAAGCTCGAACTGGAATACGAAGCGGCTGAAATGAATGAGGGAGAACTCGTGGAAGACCTGGTCAGACGCGCCATCAAGGTCGTCTTTGATGAGTATTTCAAGGCCGAGGACCTTTTCTCGATCGTGGAAGCATTCAAGAACGGCATGGGAGCTGAAGTCTCTCAAACCTTTCCTTCAGAAGACTACATGGATGGCTTAAAGGTCATCCCCGGGATGAAAGAGGCGGTTCAAGCCCTGGTTGATCCGGAAAGCCCTCCAGAGGCGTCTTCAGCCATTGAATTTATCCTGGAAGGACTGCATTTATCAAACCAGCTCAATCGGGAAATCCAGGAGAAACGGAGAATTTATAAATGA
- a CDS encoding VWA domain-containing protein has protein sequence MKLIRYLAWDGTQLPFTLKRREVMERFMENIMKGMTPNMSMAQMMWEGFPLAGMDFQVMGLEEMIRELQQQKKELFSKYNLEKAFDKPINELERLLAEEAMTRMQKGAEQAPSYENLPPGLLEKLKSLEDFSFLNEFSQESFNQWQERKDDILELYEFYSQYAHKFQGDEYLDFEQALELMRQFNAIDSLQQQLLHGEFQFVDPQTLKEMLGEDASRSFAILLQLPEMISEEGIIRFDKQGFNMTPKGIRALGELAFGQIFYQARKDKQGGFQGNAPQSGEIEPDTSRPYQYGDRFDLDITRTILNAVSRPPRQDGRLDLAPDDFYVREREQRITSTTVMLLDLSWSMSWEGRFQAAKKVALALDYYIRSRFPKDKFYIIGFSTEARELKGKELALSVWDWGQAYTNLQAALRLAMKLIRRSGNRNNRVTVITDGQPTAYYVGNRLHVELPNSMLGISPNACKATLAEIRKVTAQGMNIDTFMLDDKPALVEFIRQITRINGGRAIICVPDELGELVMIEEINKRGRRI, from the coding sequence ATGAAGCTCATCAGATATCTAGCCTGGGACGGGACGCAGCTGCCTTTCACCTTGAAGCGCAGAGAGGTCATGGAGAGGTTCATGGAAAATATTATGAAAGGCATGACCCCGAACATGTCCATGGCGCAGATGATGTGGGAAGGCTTTCCCTTGGCTGGTATGGACTTCCAGGTCATGGGCCTGGAAGAGATGATCAGAGAGCTTCAGCAGCAAAAGAAAGAGCTTTTTTCTAAATATAACCTTGAAAAGGCGTTTGATAAGCCCATAAACGAGTTAGAACGGCTTTTGGCCGAAGAAGCCATGACCAGGATGCAGAAAGGCGCTGAGCAAGCGCCTTCGTATGAAAACCTGCCCCCCGGCCTGCTGGAGAAGCTGAAGAGCCTGGAAGATTTTTCTTTTTTGAATGAGTTCAGCCAGGAATCGTTCAACCAATGGCAGGAAAGAAAAGATGATATCCTCGAACTCTATGAATTCTACAGCCAGTATGCTCACAAGTTCCAGGGAGATGAGTATTTGGACTTTGAACAGGCCCTTGAATTGATGCGGCAGTTTAACGCCATTGACAGCCTCCAGCAGCAGCTTCTCCACGGCGAATTCCAGTTTGTGGACCCTCAAACACTAAAAGAGATGCTGGGCGAAGACGCCTCCAGGTCTTTTGCCATCCTGCTGCAGCTTCCTGAGATGATTTCAGAAGAAGGCATTATCAGGTTTGACAAGCAGGGTTTCAACATGACGCCCAAAGGCATCCGGGCTTTAGGAGAGCTGGCCTTTGGACAGATTTTTTACCAGGCCAGAAAAGACAAGCAGGGAGGCTTTCAGGGGAATGCCCCGCAATCCGGCGAAATCGAACCAGACACCTCACGCCCCTACCAGTATGGAGACCGATTTGATCTGGATATTACCCGGACCATCCTGAACGCGGTCTCCCGGCCCCCCCGGCAGGACGGGCGGCTCGATCTTGCTCCTGATGATTTCTATGTCCGGGAAAGGGAGCAGCGCATTACGAGCACCACCGTGATGCTGCTGGACCTTTCATGGTCAATGTCATGGGAAGGACGATTTCAGGCGGCGAAAAAGGTCGCCCTGGCCCTGGACTATTATATCCGCTCGAGATTCCCCAAGGATAAATTCTATATCATCGGCTTCTCCACCGAGGCCCGGGAACTTAAAGGCAAGGAGCTCGCCCTGTCCGTCTGGGATTGGGGGCAGGCCTATACCAACCTTCAGGCAGCCCTCCGCCTGGCCATGAAGCTCATCAGACGGAGCGGCAACAGGAATAACCGGGTCACGGTCATCACGGACGGACAGCCAACCGCCTACTATGTAGGCAACCGCCTGCACGTTGAACTGCCCAACAGTATGCTCGGGATCAGCCCCAATGCCTGCAAGGCCACCCTGGCTGAAATAAGAAAGGTCACGGCTCAAGGCATGAATATAGATACCTTTATGCTCGATGACAAACCGGCCCTCGTGGAATTCATCCGCCAGATAACCAGGATTAACGGCGGCCGGGCCATTATCTGCGTCCCGGATGAGCTTGGGGAGCTGGTCATGATCGAAGAAATAAACAAAAGAGGACGAAGGATCTGA